The Calliopsis andreniformis isolate RMS-2024a chromosome 7, iyCalAndr_principal, whole genome shotgun sequence region ATATACAAATGTGAACCCCATCGGTGATGCATGCCGCCCCACTGAACAGTCGAGCATGACCCACCGGTGGGTCATGGCGGCGTCAACGTGTTAAAATGATGGGCATtgcaagaaaatattaaaataaattcggAAGGTTTTTAAGCTGCTAGTCATTGGCTCAAcagttttaaatataaatacggTAGTGTTTCAAGGAAGACGACCAAATTTGTTTCGCAGAATTACAGTAACCTGATAGCCGAAACAACCGCAGCTGCAGATAACTTTGTAACATGAGTTAAGGAATACTATAGCACTCACGGAGAACAAAACATATTCAACAGCGACCAAAGTGGTTTTCAGCTGGAAATCCATACTGGTAGATCCTTGTTGTAGAAAGCTGAAAAGCAAACAGAGGCGTTAGTACAttcaatgtctgctatgacacATAGTTACACAATTCAACCTATCTCAGCTAATGGCAAGTTACTATCACcctttttataatattaaaagaACTAAACGGCGAATTAAGACCTCGAATTCGAAAGACAACGTTTAAAGCTCCAAACGTTTTTGTGCAGGCTTCATCTTCAGGAAAGTTAACAAAAGCACTTTTAAAGACATGGTTACAGGAGATATATTTTCCGCATACTTCAGAAAAATCTGTACTTCTCATAGATTCGTGGAGTGGCTATGATGAGCATATGATGCACAGTATTATCCCAGCAGGAAGAACATTAGAGTTACTAAAAATTCCAAAAAATACAACTTCTGTTATtcaactattagatgtgttcgGCTTTCGTGTTTGGAAAAATTTCCCTAGAAGATTTTCGGATTTAGTCATAAGCTTAAATGTACAGATAATACTACACCACAGAGACACCATCACAAAAATGCAATCACTAATTCATAACCAGTTATCATCTCCCAAGTACAGGCCATTATTTAAATATGCTTGGTTTCAGAGCGGTTACACGGATAATAAACCAGAGCAATTTGATAATCCAGTAGATTCCTGTTTCAAAGAGATATGTAGCATGATATGCTCCCACTGCAGCGATGTGACCTTCCTAAAATGTTCTTGGTGCCTAGAACATTTATGCTTTCGCCATTTCTTTGAAGATTTTcaccattgtgaaaataatgttatgTGAAATCATACATTAACCAAATCTCTTTACAGAACAAAGGATATACTGCAGTCGACCTCGTCCCCAACAATAAAATCAGTTCTTTTCAGAGCTCCGCATTTTCAAACGTAGACGACACTCACATCAACAAAATATAACCATGCGTTATAAAGTCCTATCGCCTTCATACTTGTAGGCTTAAGGTCGTAAGCGAGTTACAGGTAACTGACGCTTTAAGCTTTTTATCCTTTTTATGACAGTTACCTGCACCGACCCCCCAATTAGTTCAGCGGCGATAAAAATCTGAAGAATTCAAAAAACAATAGAAACTTTTCAAGCTACCGTAAATAGCAGTGCAAAAAAGTTTATAATTTTTGCCTCGGCTAACAGTTTTTCGTCGCGCTCGCGCTGATCATCATTAGCTGTGCATTTGTTTTTAACTTTTTAATGAACTATTTACAACATATAGTACAACATAATGGTAAAAACATCatacaaatatataattttcccggaataattcgtttcagggctcgtttccacagaaaacacggataaactgtgaatgtaattattttgtttataagggcaaaaattcaaaattccaaaatatccgTATCTTGTATTTTGACATGTAGTATCTACGCGTAAATTTACGAGAAAATCGATTACCATTTTAcctgaaaaattaacaaaaatatgacaTTCTTCAATATATTGTTGAAACGAATAGgtaattttaaaaactatttatgtAGATGGATTCGTTGCTAAAAAATACGTATTCACCTAATTTACACTTCTTTTCGATacctaatagttttcgagatagggagaccaaatatgttttccacccccgacTTTGGGGGCGGCTTTCACCTCTTTAATATCGAATATAACAGATattaaaaaatacgtgtcgaatatttttggcTTCTCTACCAACCTACAAAATCGGAGATTATCACTTCGGGTAGTTCCCTTATCAGTATAAGACATTGTAACGTTCAGCCAACAACAAAACAATTAGCTGTTAGAATTTAATAAGACAGAATACAATAGTATGCTATTATGGTCGGAAAAGGAACGGAAACCACTTTAGAGATAAGAAATATAGTTATTTCTCATTGGAAAAATGGAAAATCATACAGAGAGATCGGGAATATGATAAACAGAAGTTTTTTAACTGTAAGAAACATTattaaaagatttgaaaatgaaGGTAAAATGGAGAATAAGACTGTTCGGGGAAggtaaaaattattaaattcaaaCGAAGAACGATTCATTGTTCGAAAAGTCAAAGAAGATCCGAAAATAAGTGCGACGAAAATTAATGTTTTTCTTCAAAATTTTTCTGACAAAACTGTTTCAAATTAGACAGTCCGAAGAGTGTTACGAAGAATTTCATATAATattgtttatattgtttttctgttttcaattttattgTTTGTATAATCAACACATTGGTATtggtattaatttttatttttgattaTACCACGTACAGTATACAAAGAATTTTCTAATCCCAAAAGACGACGTTGTAATCAGCAAATGACTCattttattgaagactgaagcaaCATTTGTCCTTTGTCTCTACTACTTTCCGAATCGCAAATTTCGGTCCGAGTAACTGTCTTTTATTGCGTGTGATTTTGTAGTATCGAAGCATCTGAAGCGTCCATGATAGCATTTATTCGTGCAGCGTAGTATAGCGTCTGTTTCGTGCGTAAGAGTACaacgaaaatttcaaaaataaagaaaatggaTACAGATACTGATTCAAACAGCCACTACAAAAAAAAGGTATTCCGCAAAAGAAGCGAAAAGTAGTTAGATACaatcaaaaataaaattaatcatGGGAGAAAGAGAAAGCATTTAAAGGTTGGTTAAATAAAAGTAGTAAAGGCGATGCGTATTTTTACTGCAATGCATTCATGGAATGATTTAAAGTGTTCTGGTGGCGGTAAAACAGATGTCGAGAAACATGTAATCAGTGAAAAACATAAAGCAGGCTAAAGGTTAGTTCTTTCTTTGGCCCCCTAGCGAGAAAATCATCCCGTATAATGATACTTCAAAATTcaaatacatgtatatatattttacaGCTATTGTACACCAGCCACTGATAACATCGATAGTACCAGAATCatcgaaaaatttaaaaaatgaagttaAAGCTGCAGAAATAAAAATAGCTCGCTTCCTTGCGGAACACAATATCCCCTTCAATGTAGCAagtcatttaaaaaattttaattaaaaacatttgttCAAACCCGAAAGTTACACAAGAATTAACATTTGAAAAGACAAAAGCACAAGCCATCATTACAAATGTAACTGGTCAGGCTGcagaaaataaattaataataatgttataaaaaaattaattttctttgaTAGTAGATGAAAGTACAGATAAATCAAAAACTAAATATTTAGCTCTAATTGCGAGAACATCAATAGAATTCAATGTAAAAGATAATTTTCTATGTTTGTTACCTATCACGGATGGATCGGCCACAGCTTTGCACAGTGAAACAATAGAATATTTTAACAAAAACAATATTCCATACAAGGAATACATGATAGGTTTCGCTTCCGATGGTGCAAATGCAATGTTTGGAGAACACCATTCATTATCTGCTTTATTTTCAAAAGAAATTCCCcatttatttaaaatgaaatGCATATGCCACTCATATCATTTATGTGCATGCCAGAAATTACCAAGTGGATTTGAGGACTTTGCAAGGgatatgtatatttatacatacaGAACAGTCCCAAACGTATTGAGGACTATAAAGACTTTCAAtgttttttaaatgtaaaaCCTCGAAAATGGATACATCCTGCTCAGACCAGATGGTTATCGCTCTTCCCTGTAGTAAGAAGACTGTTGGAACAATTATCAGctttaaaattgtattttacaAATGCAGTGCTTTCTGATCGTTTGTTATCAGCAGAaacaattttaaacaaatgtatAGAACCTAGTACAGAGTTATAtttagaatttttgaatttcttatTGACATATTTCCATGAGTTAAACAAAAAAATGCAAGCACAGCAGCCAAAGCTTTACCTTttacataataaaatatttacaacCTATAAAACACTTTTGGACTGTTTTATAAAACATGAGCACTTAAaattaaaaacagaagaaatAGACCCAAATATTGATGAAGACCTtgcattagaaaataaaatattaagtatTCCATTTGAAGAAACGGAATACCATTTGGAATTAAAGGATACTTAATTAGTACTGATTACATCAAGAGACAGTTTATCATAAGAACGTTTAACACAATTTCGGCAGAAATGTCTTGCATTTTATATTAAAGCTGTAAAAACAAATTGAAATGAGATATCCTTTCAAAGAAAACGAACAAATAAAAAGTCTTATGTTCTTGAATCCAAAAATATTACTTGATTCACATTTAGGGCGATTATTTCCACGTATgtactttatatttattttatatcatcCACCTATATCGTAATATACtatatatttaaacatttttattttcagaATTATGTCCAAAAAATGTTACAGGATATAGAATGGAGGTTACTGAGAAATACGCAATTAccattctcgaaaacgaaagatATAAAAGTTAATGAATTTTGGCATTCTGTTTCAAAAATGAAGAGTGTCGATGGATGCCAAATGTTCCCACTCATATCTGAATTGGCTCAAACACTTCTGTGCTTACCGCACAGTAGTGGAAATGTAGAACGATTATTTTCTGCCATAAACctaatgaaaacaaaaataagaaataaattgaACTCAAATACGTTAACAGGAttactatacagggtgtaacaaaaatgtcgcagttccttaaaaggggtgattcagggggtgatttgaaacaactttttccttagcgaaaatgtaagatgaggcttcgttaacgagttattaatgaaaaacaccggccaatgagagcacgagtttgccgtccgagcgactgcggtagcgttgggtacgcgctgggcgctacgattgtactccgaacaagaaagtcgacatgcgtcgaaggaaatagcattagtgtgaaaatatttgcataacgtataaacgaaaaagcaatgcaacaaaagaaatgaacggagaattggagaattaacgttgaagatagaaacgttgaaagtagtctgcgttagatttaaaaaataataatcattaatgaattaaatgcaattcatctgtagtttgtaaatctgtgtcactgggtcactgtaccgatactggtcatcgacctctggaatggtttatggcaaggtagaattttt contains the following coding sequences:
- the LOC143181367 gene encoding uncharacterized protein LOC143181367; translation: MYIYFTAIVHQPLITSIVPESSKNLKNEVKAAEIKIARFLAEHNIPFNVAITQELTFEKTKAQAIITNVTVDESTDKSKTKYLALIARTSIEFNVKDNFLCLLPITDGSATALHSETIEYFNKNNIPYKEYMIGFASDGANAMFGEHHSLSALFSKEIPHLFKMKCICHSYHLCACQKLPSGFEDFARDMYIYTYRTVPNTRWLSLFPVVRRLLEQLSALKLYFTNAVLSDRLLSAETILNKCIEPSTELYLEFLNFLLTYFHELNKKMQAQQPKLYLLHNKIFTTYKTLLDCFIKHEHLKLKTEEIDPNIDEDLALENKILRYLISTDYIKRQFIIRTFNTISGDYFHNYVQKMLQDIEWRLLRNTQLPFSKTKDIKVNEFWHSVSKMKSVDGCQMFPLISELAQTLLCLPHSSGNVERLFSAINLMKTKIRNKLNSNTLTGLLYRV